From the genome of Thermoleophilaceae bacterium, one region includes:
- a CDS encoding cupin domain-containing protein: MSDIVTGNGYAVGTLDDLGDGPGFRKIRAPLGVTAFGVNAVVIPPGIESGRHFHDEQEELYFVHQGRLEFVFNDGERHTLGPGGLAKVDPRTVRQLRNVGDTDAIYICVGGKDGYVGRDGRVPEGEENRARPIAS, from the coding sequence GTGAGCGACATCGTGACCGGCAACGGATACGCCGTCGGCACCCTCGACGACCTGGGCGACGGCCCCGGCTTCCGCAAGATCCGCGCGCCGCTCGGCGTGACCGCCTTCGGAGTGAACGCCGTGGTGATTCCGCCAGGCATCGAGTCCGGCCGGCACTTCCACGACGAGCAGGAGGAGCTCTACTTCGTCCATCAGGGCCGGCTCGAGTTCGTGTTCAACGACGGCGAGCGCCACACCCTCGGGCCGGGCGGCCTCGCAAAGGTCGACCCGCGCACCGTCAGGCAGCTCCGCAACGTCGGCGACACGGACGCCATCTACATCTGCGTCGGGGGCAAGGACGGCTACGTCGGCCGCGATGGCCGCGTGCCGGAGGGCGAGGAGAACCGCGCCCGGCCGATCGCGTCGTGA
- a CDS encoding cupin domain-containing protein, with translation MNDLSLVNLDDPVETREFDHGRFEVYKIGPMTLGRATYEPGWRWSEHVGEGLCQTEHVGLVVSGRAAVHMDDGTERVMGPGDLFYVPPGHDSWVVGDEPYVSLHIMGSEDYAS, from the coding sequence ATGAACGACCTCAGCCTGGTGAATCTCGACGATCCGGTCGAAACGCGCGAGTTCGACCACGGTCGCTTCGAGGTCTACAAGATCGGCCCGATGACGCTCGGCCGCGCCACCTACGAGCCAGGCTGGCGCTGGTCGGAGCACGTAGGGGAGGGCCTGTGCCAGACAGAGCACGTGGGCCTCGTCGTGAGCGGCCGCGCCGCCGTGCACATGGACGACGGCACAGAGCGCGTCATGGGACCGGGCGACCTCTTCTACGTGCCGCCCGGCCATGACAGCTGGGTTGTGGGGGATGAGCCCTATGTCTCGCTGCACATCATGGGCAGCGAGGACTACGCCAGCTAG
- a CDS encoding AhpC/TSA family protein: MAALPELGAPAPVAAPLGEVRGPAVVAFLRHVGCPFAEATMRALSDHARQNDDIDWIAVSHAPLEATDRWCAAIGASHRVRLVIDEERSAYGAWGLGRSSLRHFAGRRSLTAVARLAREGIRNRHPAGTRWQQAGTFGVDASGKIVWRHIPPHAGALPDLHAAAEAVR, encoded by the coding sequence GTGGCCGCGCTTCCCGAGCTCGGCGCGCCTGCGCCCGTGGCCGCCCCGCTGGGTGAGGTGCGCGGACCGGCTGTGGTGGCCTTCCTGCGGCACGTCGGCTGCCCTTTTGCCGAAGCGACGATGCGCGCGCTCTCGGACCACGCGCGCCAGAACGACGACATCGACTGGATCGCGGTCAGCCATGCGCCGCTCGAGGCCACTGACCGCTGGTGCGCAGCCATCGGCGCCAGCCACCGCGTGCGCCTCGTGATCGACGAGGAGCGGTCGGCCTACGGCGCGTGGGGACTCGGCCGCAGCAGCCTCCGCCACTTCGCCGGCCGCCGATCGCTCACAGCGGTGGCGCGGCTCGCGCGCGAGGGCATCCGCAACCGCCATCCGGCCGGCACCCGCTGGCAGCAGGCGGGCACCTTCGGCGTGGACGCGAGCGGCAAGATCGTGTGGCGCCACATCCCGCCGCACGCCGGCGCTCTGCCCGATCTCCACGCGGCGGCAGAGGCCGTCCGCTAA
- a CDS encoding AMP-binding protein, with product MGYRKYRLGSYDEMRAQHRWEVPDRYNVAADVCDKHPPDRLAMIWEDWRGDERRVTFGELQSLSNKFANVLEAHGVERGDRVATLSPSLPETAAVFLGTYKAGAILLSMSVLYGDEGIEHRLRDSQAKVLVTDSANRHRIPEGLAEVIFVLDGQSDSADIDLSAALGQASDSYSMVDTAADDPAQLYYSSGTTGMAKGILHAHRYLLAHEEFEFCHDVQEGELFHGSGEWAWAAGICPLLGPWRYGCVQFVYARKGGFDPEEQLRQLSKHGVQNMFTTPTALRAMRAVSDAGSRFPLDQMRIVCSAGEPLNPEVIHWFREQYGLTVLDYYGLTESYPLCGNFPSVEVREGSMGLPLPGWDVAILDEDERPLPAGERGEICLRARSNPHYPIGYWNRPEDTREVFEGEWFHTKDAAQMDEDGYFWYAGRADDVIISAGYRIGPFEVESACVEHPAVLEAAAVASPDEKRGTIVKAFIVLNEGHSASDSLADEIKRHVRERHSAYAYPREIEFVADLPKTLTGKIRRVELREAERERKQSAA from the coding sequence ATGGGCTACAGAAAGTACCGGCTCGGCAGCTACGACGAGATGCGTGCACAACATCGGTGGGAGGTTCCGGACCGTTACAACGTCGCTGCCGACGTATGTGACAAGCACCCGCCGGACCGCCTCGCGATGATTTGGGAGGACTGGCGCGGAGACGAGCGGCGGGTGACGTTCGGCGAGTTGCAGTCGCTGTCGAACAAGTTCGCGAACGTGCTGGAAGCGCACGGCGTGGAGCGCGGGGACCGTGTGGCCACGCTCTCGCCGTCCCTGCCGGAGACCGCCGCGGTGTTCCTCGGCACATACAAGGCGGGCGCGATCCTGCTGTCGATGTCCGTCCTGTATGGCGACGAGGGCATCGAGCACCGGCTGCGCGACTCGCAGGCGAAGGTGCTGGTGACCGACTCCGCCAACCGCCATCGCATCCCCGAGGGGCTGGCGGAGGTGATCTTCGTCCTGGACGGCCAGTCCGACTCGGCCGACATCGATCTGTCCGCGGCTCTGGGGCAGGCCTCCGACTCCTACTCGATGGTCGACACCGCGGCCGACGATCCCGCCCAGCTCTATTACTCCTCCGGCACCACGGGGATGGCGAAGGGCATCCTCCACGCGCACCGCTATCTGCTCGCGCACGAGGAGTTCGAGTTCTGCCACGACGTGCAGGAGGGCGAGCTCTTCCACGGCTCGGGCGAGTGGGCGTGGGCTGCGGGCATCTGCCCGCTGCTCGGGCCGTGGCGCTACGGGTGCGTGCAGTTCGTGTACGCCCGCAAGGGCGGCTTCGACCCGGAGGAGCAGCTCCGCCAGCTGTCGAAGCACGGGGTGCAGAACATGTTCACCACACCCACGGCTCTGCGCGCGATGCGGGCCGTGTCGGACGCGGGCTCGCGCTTTCCGCTAGACCAGATGCGGATCGTATGCAGCGCCGGCGAGCCGTTGAACCCCGAGGTGATCCACTGGTTCCGCGAGCAGTACGGGCTCACGGTGCTCGACTACTACGGGCTCACCGAGAGCTATCCGCTGTGCGGCAACTTCCCTTCCGTGGAGGTGCGGGAGGGCTCGATGGGGCTGCCGCTACCGGGCTGGGACGTGGCGATCCTGGATGAGGACGAGCGACCGCTCCCCGCCGGCGAGCGCGGCGAGATCTGCCTGCGGGCTCGCTCGAACCCCCACTACCCGATCGGCTACTGGAACCGCCCAGAGGACACACGCGAGGTGTTCGAGGGCGAGTGGTTCCACACGAAGGACGCGGCGCAGATGGATGAGGACGGTTACTTCTGGTACGCCGGCCGCGCGGATGACGTGATCATCTCCGCCGGTTACCGGATCGGGCCGTTCGAGGTGGAATCGGCATGCGTGGAGCATCCAGCGGTGCTGGAGGCCGCGGCGGTGGCCTCACCCGACGAGAAGCGCGGCACGATCGTCAAGGCGTTCATCGTCCTGAACGAGGGGCACTCGGCTTCGGACTCGCTGGCGGACGAGATCAAGCGGCATGTGCGCGAGCGGCACTCCGCGTACGCGTACCCGCGTGAGATCGAGTTCGTGGCGGATCTGCCCAAGACTCTGACGGGCAAGATCCGGCGGGTGGAGCTGCGCGAGGCGGAGCGGGAGCGGAAGCAGTCGGCGGCGTAG